A region of Paenibacillus thiaminolyticus DNA encodes the following proteins:
- the fliJ gene encoding flagellar export protein FliJ, whose translation MRGFQYALQKVLDLKTNEKKQAEWILSEAVGDLMTKESQLQQCTADLLHAREELQRQVDARASASSLQVWQQYIAYMESQVDLANERVSAAEANVQNKQGELAVRMTDEKVWTKAREKAEAQFNQQVAAWEQNELDELATVRYHMAAR comes from the coding sequence GTGCGTGGCTTTCAATACGCTTTGCAAAAAGTGCTTGACTTGAAGACCAATGAGAAAAAGCAGGCGGAATGGATATTGTCCGAAGCAGTGGGAGATCTGATGACGAAGGAGAGCCAGCTTCAGCAGTGCACGGCAGATCTCCTGCACGCTCGCGAAGAGCTGCAGCGTCAGGTGGATGCTCGCGCATCCGCATCCAGCCTTCAGGTCTGGCAGCAATATATCGCCTATATGGAATCGCAGGTTGATCTGGCGAACGAGCGGGTCAGCGCCGCGGAAGCCAACGTTCAGAACAAGCAGGGCGAGCTGGCCGTACGGATGACCGACGAAAAAGTGTGGACGAAGGCCAGGGAAAAGGCGGAGGCGCAATTCAACCAGCAAGTGGCTGCGTGGGAACAGAACGAGTTGGACGAACTGGCAACCGTTCGCTACCATATGGCAGCCCGCTAG
- a CDS encoding MotE family protein, which produces MRVAEMNQESVEKESGYSGFERFLFFATPILFTIILLAVLLTLFNANWRNQMIALAENIPIVNEWISSDKDKAEGKEPGKAKKENKNIQKEQEEQIAELKALLASKDADLRNLADARKTLEEQVANLNKEIKDLRAERREEQVTEEQYAQQVKDLANLYAKMMPSKSAPILENLATEELVLVLDAMKQEDRAKILEKMNPKVAADASIRLKDVKPADNLEVRALQARLKKNEATKEAHNGLDRTQLSQTFASMTPKSAASILLETAKISPEKALNVLNSVDDATRSRLLNAMTEEDKQATAKLVSKLLPSK; this is translated from the coding sequence ATGAGAGTGGCAGAGATGAATCAGGAATCAGTGGAAAAGGAAAGTGGATATTCGGGCTTTGAACGGTTTTTGTTCTTTGCGACCCCAATATTGTTTACGATCATTTTATTAGCCGTGCTGCTCACGCTGTTCAATGCGAACTGGCGCAATCAGATGATAGCCTTGGCGGAAAATATCCCGATCGTAAATGAATGGATTTCTTCCGATAAGGATAAAGCCGAGGGCAAAGAACCCGGCAAAGCGAAGAAAGAGAACAAAAACATTCAAAAGGAACAGGAAGAGCAGATTGCCGAACTGAAGGCGCTGCTGGCTTCCAAGGACGCTGACCTCCGCAATCTGGCCGATGCGCGCAAGACGCTCGAGGAGCAGGTCGCGAATCTGAATAAGGAAATCAAGGACTTGCGGGCCGAACGGCGCGAAGAACAGGTTACGGAAGAGCAGTACGCGCAGCAGGTGAAGGATCTGGCGAATCTGTACGCCAAGATGATGCCGAGCAAATCGGCTCCGATTCTGGAGAACTTGGCGACAGAGGAGCTCGTGCTTGTGCTGGATGCGATGAAGCAGGAGGACCGGGCGAAGATACTGGAAAAGATGAATCCGAAGGTAGCCGCGGATGCGTCAATACGGCTCAAGGATGTGAAGCCGGCGGATAACCTGGAAGTCCGCGCTCTGCAGGCGCGCCTCAAAAAGAACGAAGCGACGAAGGAAGCGCATAATGGCCTCGATCGGACGCAGCTCAGCCAGACCTTCGCGAGCATGACGCCGAAGAGCGCGGCCAGCATTTTGCTCGAAACAGCGAAAATCAGTCCGGAAAAGGCGCTGAACGTGCTGAATTCGGTCGATGACGCAACTCGCTCCCGCTTGCTGAATGCGATGACAGAGGAGGACAAGCAAGCAACGGCCAAGCTCGTCTCGAAGCTGCTTCCAAGCAAATGA
- a CDS encoding flagellar hook-length control protein FliK, with product MTGTIMNISAGSAAPMMGGAQAKAGAADGGAGFWTVLSQCMDTSGEGAAWPGGLASLFNLSEGMGNMPALPEEAAEVAEALLQSLLDSLQSADDELESNPELFAALQQWVMQAQQWLNEQQPYAEHSDASAQSPSVLIEQPSTITIAVRDVLAQLAGLLEGKQADAPVMTPLAGNGQAAAVVSAVVQSQTQATSERQAQGAGSELPHAAASAKGEQAQPAEAIRWMARLADMLKQEGAANAPAAPAAANAARAAAAAQAQSVPQSEIVPTAAAGAKPVSETVSGPDHAQPEPQLGQVMQAGQWALRQEGLNSTKPVPVIYADRFADEMAGFMVKQLRFSRIGGMSEAKISLYPEHLGQVEVRLTIQNGQLTARFLTEHLMAKDMLEQQMSMLRGALQSQGIQVEKIEVSQQSSNALNSSLFQEERRQQDTHRQQSSERGAKQGKRLTLDELAGTLEAEEELRTAQLLGGNSTFSASV from the coding sequence ATGACAGGAACAATTATGAATATTTCGGCCGGAAGCGCAGCTCCGATGATGGGCGGCGCGCAGGCCAAGGCTGGAGCGGCCGATGGCGGCGCCGGATTTTGGACCGTGCTCTCGCAATGTATGGATACATCGGGCGAGGGAGCGGCATGGCCGGGAGGCTTGGCTTCGCTGTTCAACCTGAGCGAAGGGATGGGCAATATGCCAGCCTTGCCGGAAGAAGCAGCCGAGGTTGCTGAAGCCTTGCTTCAATCGCTGCTCGATTCGTTGCAATCGGCGGATGATGAATTGGAGAGCAATCCGGAGCTGTTCGCCGCGCTGCAGCAATGGGTGATGCAAGCCCAGCAGTGGCTGAACGAACAGCAGCCGTATGCAGAGCATTCTGATGCATCGGCACAGAGCCCGTCCGTCCTGATCGAGCAGCCGTCCACGATTACGATCGCGGTGCGCGATGTGCTCGCGCAACTGGCCGGACTGCTCGAAGGGAAGCAAGCGGATGCTCCGGTGATGACTCCGCTTGCCGGGAACGGACAAGCAGCGGCCGTGGTGTCGGCTGTCGTGCAGAGCCAGACGCAGGCGACGTCCGAACGGCAGGCGCAAGGCGCAGGCTCGGAGCTTCCCCATGCGGCAGCAAGCGCCAAGGGGGAACAGGCACAGCCCGCCGAGGCAATACGATGGATGGCGCGGCTCGCTGACATGCTGAAGCAGGAAGGCGCAGCTAACGCCCCGGCGGCTCCTGCAGCGGCCAATGCGGCACGGGCGGCAGCAGCGGCGCAAGCCCAGTCTGTGCCGCAATCGGAAATCGTGCCAACAGCAGCGGCCGGAGCGAAGCCAGTGTCAGAAACCGTGAGCGGCCCAGATCACGCCCAGCCGGAGCCGCAGCTTGGACAAGTTATGCAGGCAGGCCAATGGGCGCTGCGTCAGGAAGGGCTCAACTCGACGAAGCCGGTGCCCGTCATCTACGCGGACCGCTTCGCGGATGAGATGGCCGGCTTCATGGTGAAGCAGCTGCGATTCAGCCGGATCGGAGGGATGTCGGAAGCGAAGATTTCCCTGTATCCGGAGCATCTGGGACAGGTAGAAGTTCGACTGACGATTCAGAACGGCCAATTGACGGCCCGCTTCTTGACCGAGCATCTGATGGCGAAGGATATGCTGGAACAGCAGATGTCCATGCTTCGCGGCGCACTCCAATCCCAAGGAATTCAAGTGGAGAAGATTGAAGTATCCCAGCAATCGTCGAATGCATTGAATTCTTCCCTGTTCCAGGAGGAACGGAGACAGCAGGATACCCACCGCCAGCAATCGTCGGAACGGGGGGCGAAGCAGGGCAAGCGGCTGACCCTTGATGAGCTTGCCGGGACTTTGGAGGCCGAAGAAGAGTTGCGGACAGCGCAGCTGCTTGGCGGGAATTCCACCTTCAGCGCAAGCGTGTAA